In Gulosibacter molinativorax, a single window of DNA contains:
- a CDS encoding NAD(P)-binding domain-containing protein — MSDIQRIDTVVIGAGAAGLTAAYSLKALGQEPLKDFAVLDEQPGPGGTWRRAWDFLTIKEALRSGELVDLAGQAEIGLSFNDLEHSLLARDVVPRVWQGYEDAYDLYVAHSLRVVKVESRLRRDEMRVTVEHANGRRTQYETLLVINATGTWSAPFVPWYRGLNRYSGETTHAQVIETLQPFAGKRVLVVGGGRTAVSVLLELERLGAQMFWATRREPDFLEPPRFSLQRGRQLTVGEVGLNSRRRVERLAARGKPMPSDVAVRGLPMTRTIFDAVRRGTLTSRGPIHHFTESGVEFEDGSFEAVDAVVWATGGRESARHLSPLGLRDAGGTPKISGGWSRRDQRVAFLGYGPGVETTDALDQAIEVSEDVIDRLID; from the coding sequence ATGTCCGATATACAACGAATAGACACCGTTGTGATTGGTGCGGGCGCGGCGGGACTTACTGCAGCATATTCGCTTAAAGCGCTCGGCCAAGAGCCGCTGAAAGACTTCGCGGTATTGGATGAGCAACCCGGCCCGGGCGGGACATGGCGCCGCGCTTGGGACTTCTTGACGATCAAGGAGGCGCTGCGAAGCGGCGAACTCGTCGACCTCGCGGGTCAGGCCGAGATCGGACTGAGCTTCAATGATCTCGAGCACTCGCTGCTCGCGCGCGATGTCGTGCCGCGAGTCTGGCAGGGGTACGAGGATGCATACGACCTCTATGTCGCGCACTCGTTACGTGTCGTGAAGGTCGAGTCCCGTCTGCGCCGCGATGAGATGCGTGTCACCGTCGAGCACGCCAACGGCCGGCGCACTCAGTACGAGACGCTCCTCGTAATCAACGCCACGGGCACGTGGTCGGCGCCGTTCGTGCCCTGGTATCGCGGCCTCAATCGCTACTCCGGCGAGACGACGCACGCGCAGGTGATCGAGACGCTGCAGCCGTTCGCGGGCAAGCGGGTTCTCGTCGTCGGTGGCGGACGAACGGCGGTCTCTGTCTTGCTCGAGCTCGAGCGACTCGGCGCGCAGATGTTCTGGGCGACGCGGCGCGAACCCGATTTCCTGGAACCGCCGCGATTCAGCCTCCAGCGCGGGCGGCAGCTCACGGTGGGCGAGGTCGGGCTGAATTCGCGCCGCCGCGTCGAGCGACTTGCCGCGCGGGGCAAGCCCATGCCGAGCGACGTCGCGGTGCGCGGGCTGCCGATGACGCGCACCATTTTTGACGCGGTTCGTCGCGGCACGCTGACCTCCCGGGGCCCGATCCACCACTTCACCGAGTCCGGCGTCGAGTTCGAGGATGGCTCATTCGAGGCCGTGGATGCGGTGGTCTGGGCCACGGGTGGCCGCGAGTCGGCGCGCCACCTGTCGCCGCTCGGTCTGCGGGATGCGGGCGGAACGCCCAAGATCAGCGGCGGCTGGTCGCGTCGCGATCAGCGCGTTGCGTTCCTCGGTTACGGCCCGGGCGTTGAGACGACGGATGCGCTGGATCAGGCCATCGAGGTCAGCGAAGACGTCATCGATCGCCTCATCGACTAA
- a CDS encoding DUF3073 domain-containing protein — MGRGRQKAKYTKVARELKYNVPETNYEQLQRELQGSRTEHEEDELSKWSEYLDEDEENSDEDTEDYDQRRLA; from the coding sequence ATGGGGCGTGGCCGTCAGAAGGCAAAGTACACCAAGGTCGCTCGGGAGTTGAAGTACAACGTTCCCGAGACGAACTATGAGCAATTGCAGCGAGAATTGCAGGGCTCCCGTACTGAGCATGAAGAAGACGAGCTCTCGAAGTGGTCGGAATACCTCGACGAAGACGAAGAAAATTCGGACGAGGACACTGAAGACTACGATCAGCGTCGACTTGCGTAA